Proteins encoded in a region of the Methylobacterium radiotolerans JCM 2831 genome:
- a CDS encoding DNA polymerase III subunit gamma/tau, whose protein sequence is MDATTGTPDDEPGLPGFPAPSAAATPYRVLARKYRPTNFGDLIGQDAMVRTLANGFAANRIPQAWMLTGVRGVGKTTTARILARGLNYARAGQPDTGPTVSMPELGLHCAAIMESRHMDVLEMDAASHTGIDDVRAIIDGIRYGPVSARYKVYIVDEVHMLSEKAFNAFLKTLEEPPPHAKFVFATTEIRKVPVTILSRCQRFDLRRVEAPTLHAHLAKVCAAEEVTVEDEALGAIVRAAEGSVRDALSLLDQAIAHGAGTITAQSVRDMLGLADRARILDLFEAVMRGSVPAAFAELRAQYDSGADPSVVLSDLAAFTHLVTRLKVVPEAAADPTLSETERVRGAAFADKLSIRALSRAWQILLKAIPEVQAAPRPLAAAEMAIVRLAYAADLPTPDEALRQLRAEAAAAPADEAPAVSARPPLPPIPDLRGGGSAALAAAPRTAAADTAPVAAPVAAPVAVNATASVAMSAPVAAPAPRPAPVAPPTPRLGRFEDLIALADANRDILLRTALERDVHLVRFEEGRMEFRLASGGRSSLATDIAAAIERWTGRRWVVALSKDEGAPTLDAAARAATETRRENAAADPFVREVLTRFPGAEIVDVRETAPEALPSAEQEILGEGDAARVGEVEDDDA, encoded by the coding sequence ATGGACGCTACGACCGGCACGCCTGACGACGAGCCGGGCCTGCCCGGGTTTCCAGCGCCCTCCGCCGCGGCGACGCCCTACCGGGTGCTCGCCCGCAAGTATCGCCCGACCAATTTCGGCGACCTGATCGGCCAGGACGCGATGGTGCGGACCCTCGCCAACGGGTTCGCGGCCAACCGAATCCCGCAGGCCTGGATGCTCACCGGCGTTCGCGGCGTCGGCAAGACCACGACGGCGCGCATCCTGGCCCGCGGCCTCAACTACGCCCGCGCCGGACAGCCCGACACCGGCCCGACCGTGTCGATGCCGGAACTCGGCCTCCACTGCGCGGCGATCATGGAATCCCGGCACATGGACGTGCTGGAGATGGACGCCGCCTCGCATACCGGCATCGACGACGTCCGGGCGATCATCGACGGCATCCGCTACGGGCCGGTCTCGGCGCGCTACAAGGTCTACATCGTCGACGAGGTCCACATGCTCTCCGAGAAGGCGTTCAACGCCTTCCTGAAGACGCTGGAGGAGCCGCCGCCGCACGCGAAGTTCGTGTTCGCCACCACGGAGATCCGCAAGGTCCCGGTGACGATCCTGTCCCGCTGCCAGCGATTCGACCTGCGCCGCGTCGAGGCGCCGACCCTGCACGCCCATCTCGCGAAGGTCTGCGCAGCCGAGGAGGTCACCGTCGAGGACGAGGCGCTGGGGGCCATCGTGCGGGCCGCGGAAGGGTCCGTGCGCGACGCGCTCTCGCTGCTCGACCAGGCGATCGCCCACGGCGCCGGCACGATCACCGCGCAGAGCGTCCGCGACATGCTGGGCCTCGCCGATCGCGCCCGGATCCTCGACCTGTTCGAGGCGGTGATGCGCGGGTCGGTCCCGGCCGCCTTCGCGGAACTGCGGGCGCAGTACGATTCCGGCGCGGACCCGTCGGTGGTGCTCTCGGATCTCGCGGCCTTCACGCATCTCGTCACCCGGCTCAAGGTGGTGCCGGAGGCGGCCGCGGACCCGACGCTCAGCGAGACGGAGCGCGTCCGCGGGGCCGCGTTCGCCGACAAGCTCTCGATCCGCGCCCTGTCGCGGGCGTGGCAGATCCTGCTGAAGGCGATTCCCGAGGTCCAGGCCGCGCCCCGGCCGCTCGCGGCAGCCGAGATGGCGATCGTGCGCCTCGCCTACGCGGCCGATCTGCCGACCCCCGACGAGGCGCTGCGCCAACTCAGGGCCGAGGCGGCCGCGGCCCCCGCGGACGAGGCCCCGGCCGTGTCGGCCCGGCCGCCGCTGCCGCCGATCCCCGACCTGCGCGGCGGCGGCTCCGCCGCGCTCGCCGCGGCACCCCGCACGGCAGCCGCGGACACCGCCCCGGTCGCGGCACCCGTGGCCGCGCCCGTCGCCGTGAACGCGACCGCGAGCGTCGCCATGAGCGCGCCCGTCGCTGCGCCGGCGCCGAGACCGGCGCCCGTGGCACCGCCGACGCCGCGCCTCGGACGGTTCGAGGACCTGATCGCGCTGGCGGACGCCAACCGGGACATCCTGCTGCGGACCGCCCTCGAGCGCGACGTCCATTTGGTGCGCTTCGAGGAGGGCCGGATGGAGTTCCGCCTCGCCTCCGGCGGCCGGTCGAGCCTCGCCACCGACATCGCCGCCGCCATCGAGCGGTGGACCGGGCGGCGCTGGGTGGTGGCCCTGTCGAAGGACGAGGGCGCCCCGACCCTCGACGCGGCGGCCCGGGCCGCCACCGAGACCCGCCGGGAGAATGCCGCCGCCGACCCCTTCGTGCGCGAGGTGCTGACGCGCTTCCCCGGGGCCGAGATCGTCGATGTGCGCGAGACCGCGCCCGAGGCCCTGCCCTCCGCCGAGCAGGAGATCCTCGGGGAAGGCGATGCCGCGCGGGTCGGCGAGGTCGAGGACGACGACGCCTGA
- a CDS encoding YbaB/EbfC family nucleoid-associated protein translates to MRDLMGIMKQAQAMQEKMANLQSEMDEIEVSGASGGGSVRVTMTAKGQMKGVSIDPSLMVADEREILEDLIVAACNDARGKAEATMQERMAELTKGLPLPPGMKLPF, encoded by the coding sequence ATGCGCGACCTGATGGGCATTATGAAGCAGGCTCAGGCCATGCAGGAGAAAATGGCCAACCTGCAGTCCGAGATGGACGAGATCGAGGTGAGCGGCGCCTCCGGCGGCGGCTCCGTCCGGGTCACCATGACCGCCAAGGGCCAGATGAAGGGCGTCAGCATCGACCCGTCGCTGATGGTGGCGGACGAGCGCGAGATCCTGGAGGACCTGATCGTGGCCGCCTGCAACGACGCCCGCGGCAAGGCCGAGGCGACCATGCAGGAGCGCATGGCCGAGCTGACGAAGGGCCTGCCGCTGCCGCCGGGCATGAAGCTGCCCTTCTAA
- a CDS encoding phosphoenolpyruvate carboxykinase translates to MTNIGDHNAAHGAEAAGFRDLKAVHWNFEAPRLYEEALSRKEAQLARGGAIVATTGSHTGRSPKDKFVVRDAGTENEVWWDNNGAITPEQFETLRQDFLKHAEGRELFAQDLYGGADPAYRVKARVFTEFAWHSLFIRNLLIRPDRSEIASYVPDMTIIDLPSFQADPARHGCRSKTVIAIDFSKKLVLIGGSAYAGEMKKSVFTYLNYILPGQGVMPMHCSANAALDAEGGSAIFFGLSGTGKTTLSNDSSRQLLGDDEHGWSNSGIFNFEGGCYAKTIRLSRNAEPEIYATTERFGTVMENVIIDPVTRVPDFDDASLTENTRCAYPLDFIANASATGRAGHPKNIVMLTCDAFGVMPPIAKLTGAEAMYHFLSGYTAKVAGTERGLTGPEATFSTCFGAPFMPRHPSTYGNLLRDLIAKHSVDCWLVNTGWTGGGVGTGRRMPIRVTRRLLSAALDGSLAQAEFRRDPYFGFAVPVSVPGVEPHILTPVKTWANKGAFVETAARLVKMFDDNFKRFEDHVDADVRSAGPTAQAIAA, encoded by the coding sequence TTGACCAACATCGGTGATCACAACGCGGCCCACGGCGCCGAGGCGGCCGGCTTCCGCGACCTCAAGGCCGTCCACTGGAACTTCGAGGCCCCGCGCCTCTACGAGGAGGCCCTGTCCCGCAAGGAGGCGCAGCTCGCCCGCGGGGGCGCGATCGTCGCCACCACCGGCAGCCATACCGGCCGCTCGCCCAAGGACAAGTTCGTGGTCCGCGACGCCGGCACCGAGAACGAGGTCTGGTGGGACAACAACGGCGCCATCACGCCCGAGCAGTTCGAGACCCTGCGCCAGGACTTCCTGAAGCACGCCGAGGGCAGGGAGCTGTTCGCCCAGGACCTCTACGGCGGTGCCGATCCGGCCTACCGGGTGAAGGCGCGGGTGTTCACCGAGTTCGCGTGGCACTCGCTGTTCATCCGCAACCTGCTCATCCGGCCGGACCGCTCCGAGATCGCGTCCTACGTGCCGGACATGACGATCATCGACCTGCCGAGCTTCCAGGCGGATCCCGCCCGGCACGGCTGCCGGTCGAAGACCGTGATCGCCATCGACTTCTCGAAGAAGCTCGTGCTGATCGGCGGCTCCGCCTACGCGGGCGAGATGAAGAAGTCGGTCTTCACCTACCTGAACTACATCCTGCCCGGTCAGGGCGTGATGCCGATGCACTGCTCGGCCAACGCGGCGCTCGACGCCGAGGGCGGCTCGGCGATCTTCTTCGGCCTGTCCGGGACCGGCAAGACGACGCTGTCGAACGATTCCTCCCGTCAGCTGCTCGGCGACGACGAGCACGGCTGGTCGAATTCCGGGATCTTCAACTTCGAGGGCGGCTGCTACGCCAAGACGATCCGGCTCTCGCGCAACGCCGAGCCGGAGATCTACGCCACCACCGAGCGCTTCGGCACGGTGATGGAGAACGTGATCATCGACCCGGTCACCCGCGTGCCGGACTTCGACGACGCGTCGCTCACCGAGAATACCCGCTGCGCCTACCCGCTGGACTTCATCGCCAACGCGAGCGCGACGGGCCGGGCCGGGCATCCGAAGAACATCGTGATGCTGACCTGCGACGCCTTCGGGGTGATGCCGCCGATCGCCAAGCTCACCGGCGCCGAGGCGATGTACCACTTCCTCTCGGGCTACACCGCCAAGGTGGCCGGCACCGAGCGCGGCCTGACCGGGCCGGAGGCGACCTTCTCGACCTGCTTCGGTGCGCCGTTCATGCCGCGGCACCCGAGCACCTACGGCAACCTGCTGCGCGACCTCATCGCCAAGCACAGCGTCGATTGCTGGCTGGTCAACACCGGCTGGACCGGCGGCGGCGTCGGCACCGGCCGGCGGATGCCGATCCGCGTGACGCGCCGCCTGCTGAGCGCCGCCCTCGACGGCTCGCTGGCGCAGGCCGAGTTCCGGCGTGACCCGTATTTCGGCTTCGCGGTGCCGGTCTCGGTTCCGGGCGTCGAGCCGCACATCCTGACCCCGGTGAAGACCTGGGCCAACAAGGGTGCCTTCGTGGAGACGGCCGCGCGGCTGGTGAAGATGTTCGACGACAACTTCAAGCGGTTCGAGGACCATGTCGACGCCGACGTGCGCTCTGCCGGGCCGACCGCGCAGGCGATCGCGGCCTGA
- the recR gene encoding recombination mediator RecR — protein MPQAVAGPEIERLIQLLARMPGLGPRSARRAALQLIKKRDTLLGPLADAMRVAADRIVVCTSCGNVDTSDPCTICRDAERDPTTLVVVEDVSDLWALERSGAVKARYHVLGGVLSALDGVRPEHLNLASLVERVARPEVTEVILALNATVDGQTTAHYVTESIRHCDVKVTRLAHGVPVGGELDYLDEGTLSAAIRSRTAF, from the coding sequence ATGCCCCAAGCCGTCGCCGGCCCCGAGATCGAGCGCCTGATCCAGCTCCTCGCCCGCATGCCGGGCCTCGGACCGCGCTCGGCGCGCCGGGCCGCCCTCCAGCTCATCAAGAAGCGCGACACTTTGCTCGGGCCCCTCGCCGACGCGATGCGGGTGGCGGCCGACCGCATCGTCGTGTGCACGAGCTGCGGGAACGTCGACACCTCGGACCCGTGCACGATCTGCCGCGACGCCGAGCGCGATCCGACGACGCTCGTGGTGGTGGAGGACGTGTCCGACCTCTGGGCCCTGGAGCGCTCCGGGGCCGTGAAGGCGCGCTATCACGTGCTCGGCGGCGTCCTCTCGGCGCTGGACGGCGTCCGGCCGGAGCACCTGAACCTCGCGAGTCTCGTGGAGCGCGTGGCCCGGCCCGAGGTCACCGAGGTCATCCTGGCGCTCAACGCCACGGTCGACGGCCAGACCACCGCCCACTACGTCACGGAGTCGATCCGGCACTGCGACGTGAAGGTCACGCGCCTCGCCCACGGCGTGCCGGTCGGCGGCGAGCTCGACTACCTCGACGAGGGCACGCTGTCGGCGGCGATCCGCAGCCGGACGGCGTTCTGA
- the def gene encoding peptide deformylase: MTIRPLVILPDPVLRLGSEPVGPITAEIRTLVADMFETMYDAPGVGLAAIQIGVPKRVVTIDTSKEEGVRDARVFINPEIVWSSEEKRVYDEGCLSIPDYYAEVERPDRVRVKFRDLDGTEREIEADGLLSTCIQHEIDHLNGVLFIDHLSKLKRDRVIKKFTKAAKRDAA; the protein is encoded by the coding sequence ATGACCATCCGCCCGCTCGTCATCCTTCCCGATCCTGTCCTGCGCCTGGGCTCCGAGCCGGTCGGGCCGATCACCGCCGAGATCCGCACCCTCGTCGCCGACATGTTCGAGACGATGTACGACGCCCCCGGCGTCGGGCTCGCGGCGATCCAGATCGGGGTGCCGAAGCGCGTCGTCACGATCGACACGTCGAAGGAGGAAGGCGTCCGCGACGCGCGGGTGTTCATCAACCCCGAGATCGTCTGGTCCTCGGAGGAGAAGCGGGTCTACGACGAGGGCTGCCTGTCGATCCCGGACTACTACGCCGAGGTCGAGCGGCCGGACCGGGTGCGGGTGAAGTTCCGCGACCTCGACGGCACGGAGCGGGAGATCGAGGCCGACGGCCTGCTCTCGACCTGCATCCAGCACGAGATCGACCATCTGAACGGCGTGCTGTTCATCGACCACCTGTCGAAGCTGAAGCGCGACCGGGTGATCAAGAAGTTCACCAAGGCGGCCAAGCGCGACGCGGCCTGA
- the fmt gene encoding methionyl-tRNA formyltransferase, which yields MRVVFMGTPDFAVPTLARLAQDGHDIAAVYTRAPARAGRGMSLRPSPVHALADSLGIPVLTPATLRTPEAAETFAAHRADVAVVVAYGMLLPQAILDAPKHGCLNLHGSLLPRWRGAAPIQRAVMAGDAESGVGVMRMEAGLDTGPVALEARLPIAPGMTAGALHDALMPLGADLMARALAALDAGTLTFTPQPEDGVVYAHKITNDEARIDWSRPAAEVANRINGLSPFPGAFFEVDLGKGPERVKVLRAALAESAGSGAGAPGTLLDAEGTVACGDGAVRLVELRRAGKGGSASGAEFVRGARLAPGARLG from the coding sequence ATGCGCGTCGTCTTCATGGGCACGCCGGACTTCGCGGTGCCGACGCTCGCCCGGCTCGCGCAAGACGGGCACGACATCGCGGCGGTCTATACCCGCGCGCCCGCACGGGCCGGCCGCGGCATGAGCCTGCGCCCCTCGCCGGTCCACGCGCTGGCCGACTCGCTCGGCATCCCGGTCCTGACACCCGCGACGCTCCGCACGCCCGAAGCCGCCGAGACCTTCGCGGCGCACCGGGCCGACGTCGCCGTGGTGGTGGCCTACGGGATGCTGCTGCCGCAGGCGATCCTCGACGCGCCGAAGCACGGCTGCCTCAACCTGCACGGCTCTCTGCTGCCGCGCTGGCGCGGGGCGGCGCCGATCCAGCGCGCCGTGATGGCGGGCGATGCCGAGAGCGGCGTCGGCGTGATGCGGATGGAGGCGGGCCTCGACACCGGCCCGGTGGCGCTGGAGGCCCGGCTGCCGATCGCGCCGGGCATGACGGCGGGCGCGCTGCACGACGCCCTGATGCCGCTCGGCGCCGACCTGATGGCGCGGGCCCTCGCGGCGCTCGACGCGGGCACGCTGACCTTCACGCCGCAGCCGGAGGACGGCGTCGTCTACGCGCACAAGATCACCAACGACGAGGCGCGGATCGACTGGTCCCGACCGGCGGCTGAGGTCGCGAACCGGATCAACGGGTTGTCGCCGTTCCCCGGCGCCTTCTTTGAGGTCGATCTCGGCAAGGGACCCGAGCGGGTGAAAGTGCTGCGTGCCGCCCTCGCCGAGAGCGCGGGTTCGGGCGCGGGCGCGCCGGGCACGCTGCTCGACGCCGAAGGCACCGTCGCATGCGGGGACGGTGCCGTGCGGCTCGTGGAGCTGCGCCGCGCCGGGAAGGGCGGAAGCGCGAGCGGGGCCGAGTTCGTCCGCGGCGCGCGGCTGGCGCCCGGCGCCCGCCTCGGCTGA
- the truA gene encoding tRNA pseudouridine(38-40) synthase TruA: MPRYKLVIEYDGSPFCGWQRQADDPTVQGAIEAAVTRFSGENARLTCAGRTDAGVHAIHQVAHLDLAKDWRTDTVRDALNAHLRPQPVAILSAETVPDSFDARHSAIRRHYRYRILNRRSPAALTRAHVWHVPWPLDADLMHDAAQRLVGRHDFSAFRAAECQANSPIRTLEQLDVARAPMALHDEIVVATAARSFLHHQVRAMVGTLMLAGCRRLAADDVAEILASGDKSRCGPLAPAAGLTFVGVDYDPGK; encoded by the coding sequence ATGCCCCGCTACAAGCTCGTCATCGAGTACGACGGCAGCCCCTTCTGCGGCTGGCAGCGGCAGGCCGACGATCCCACGGTCCAGGGCGCGATCGAGGCGGCCGTCACGCGCTTCTCCGGCGAGAATGCCCGGCTCACCTGCGCGGGCCGGACCGATGCCGGCGTGCACGCGATCCATCAGGTCGCCCATCTCGACCTCGCCAAGGACTGGCGGACCGACACGGTCCGGGACGCCCTGAACGCCCATCTGCGGCCGCAGCCGGTGGCAATCCTGTCCGCCGAGACCGTGCCGGACAGCTTCGACGCCCGCCACTCGGCGATCCGCCGGCACTATCGCTACCGTATCCTCAATCGGCGCAGCCCCGCGGCGCTGACGCGGGCCCATGTCTGGCACGTGCCGTGGCCCCTCGACGCGGACCTGATGCACGACGCCGCCCAGCGCCTCGTCGGCCGCCACGACTTCTCGGCCTTCCGGGCCGCCGAATGCCAGGCGAACAGCCCGATCCGCACGCTGGAGCAGCTCGACGTCGCCCGCGCGCCGATGGCGCTCCACGACGAGATCGTGGTGGCGACCGCGGCGCGCTCCTTCCTGCACCATCAGGTGCGGGCGATGGTCGGCACGCTGATGCTCGCCGGCTGCCGTCGCCTCGCCGCGGACGACGTGGCCGAGATCCTCGCCTCGGGCGACAAAAGCCGCTGCGGGCCGCTGGCCCCGGCCGCGGGGCTGACCTTCGTGGGCGTCGACTACGATCCCGGGAAATAG
- the dapE gene encoding succinyl-diaminopimelate desuccinylase, which yields MPADHHAPDAALRLAQDLIRCPSVTPEDRGALDVVADALRPAGFAIERPVFAEPGYPDTPNLYARIGQNGPCLVFAGHTDVVPEGEGAWRHDPFAGAVADGMLYGRGAADMKGGVACMLAATLAFLDRRGADFGGSIAFLITGDEEGPAVNGTVKLLDWARRRGERFDHCVLGEPTNPGRLGEMIKIGRRGSLTGKLTVLGRQGHVAYPHKAENPIPGLLRLASALIAEPLDRGTAHFDASNLEFTTVDVGNPATNVIPSTARATFNVRFNDDWTAESLGAEIRRRLEQAAGNAVRFTLDLQPSNAPAFLTRPDAFVTLVAEAIRAETGLTPTLSTTGGTSDARFIKDACPVIEFGLVGETMHQVDECVAVADLERLTAIYGRVLDAYFPGS from the coding sequence ATGCCGGCTGACCATCACGCCCCCGACGCGGCCCTGCGCCTCGCGCAGGACCTGATCCGCTGTCCGTCCGTGACACCGGAAGATCGGGGCGCCCTCGACGTGGTCGCCGACGCGCTCCGGCCGGCCGGCTTCGCGATCGAGCGGCCGGTCTTCGCGGAGCCCGGCTATCCCGATACGCCGAACCTCTACGCCCGCATCGGGCAGAACGGTCCGTGCCTCGTCTTTGCCGGCCACACCGACGTCGTGCCGGAGGGCGAGGGCGCCTGGCGCCACGATCCCTTCGCGGGCGCCGTGGCCGACGGGATGCTGTACGGCCGGGGCGCGGCCGACATGAAGGGCGGCGTCGCCTGCATGCTCGCGGCGACCCTCGCCTTCCTCGACCGGCGCGGGGCCGATTTCGGCGGCTCCATCGCGTTTCTGATCACCGGCGACGAGGAGGGACCCGCGGTCAACGGCACCGTGAAGCTCCTCGACTGGGCGCGGCGCCGCGGCGAGCGATTCGACCATTGCGTGCTCGGGGAGCCGACCAACCCGGGCCGGCTCGGCGAGATGATCAAGATCGGCCGGCGCGGGTCGCTGACCGGCAAGCTCACCGTGCTCGGGCGGCAGGGCCACGTCGCCTACCCGCACAAGGCCGAAAACCCGATTCCCGGCCTGCTGCGCCTCGCCTCGGCGCTGATCGCCGAGCCTCTGGATCGTGGGACCGCGCATTTCGACGCCTCGAACCTCGAATTCACCACGGTCGACGTCGGCAATCCAGCCACCAACGTGATCCCGTCGACCGCCCGGGCAACCTTCAACGTCCGCTTCAACGACGACTGGACGGCCGAGAGCCTGGGCGCCGAGATCCGCCGGCGCCTGGAGCAGGCGGCCGGGAACGCGGTCCGCTTCACCCTCGACCTCCAGCCCTCGAACGCGCCGGCCTTCCTGACGCGGCCGGACGCCTTCGTGACGCTCGTCGCCGAGGCGATCCGGGCCGAGACCGGTCTGACGCCGACGCTCTCCACCACCGGCGGCACGTCGGACGCGCGCTTCATCAAGGATGCCTGCCCGGTGATCGAGTTCGGCCTCGTCGGCGAGACGATGCACCAGGTCGACGAATGCGTGGCGGTCGCCGACCTCGAGCGGCTGACCGCGATCTACGGGCGCGTGCTCGACGCCTATTTCCCGGGATCGTAG
- a CDS encoding amylo-alpha-1,6-glucosidase produces MAADNTAAAHDAKARTAASAGSVAHGFQDADDVLPTYHIEAQTSLVERPLRSLKFGEAFGVLDSYGDIGVQPGPEGLYFQDTRYLSRLEVTVEGQRPLMLSSVMQDDNGALSVDMTTPDIRIDAHDETSIPRETIAIERTKFLFRGACYDRIGLRSYDSKHRRLRIAVTFDADFRDLFEVRGTDRQERGKRGVLVASDREVQFRYVGLDEIVRTTSLHFGPKPDSIEPGKVAFDVSLPPGGRTSLFIRVTFEAHRAFTKPPTDTMVGEDAAARLTLAANAGGARREPKDLGEGTIFARAYRDSRRDLRALTAGITTIISSNDQFNEGLCRATADLYMLASRTPEGIYPFAGIPWYSTVFGRDGIITAMMALWIDPKFARGVLRYLASTQAKAVDPAADAQPGKVLHETRRGEMAMLGEVPFRHYYGTIDGTPLFVMLAWEYYAVTGDLETVRAIWPALELALEWMDRYGDRDGDGFVEYARDTDKGLENQGWKDSHDSIFHADGHLAKGPIALCEVQGYVYAAKNGMAKLAALIGHDPMAERLTQEAASLRERFDAAFWNEEIGTYALALDGAKKQCAVRSSNAGHALFTGIAKPERAARVAETLLCKDGFNGWGVRTIAKGEARYNPMSYHNGSIWPHDNALIAMGLARYDRKHEAARIFQGMFDTSLYQDQKRLPELFCGFMRRKQRGPVSYPVACSPQAWAAAAPFAFLAACLGLELDHERNRVRLKNPILPGFLDGVTLYNVKLGGSRLDIRFQRYDDDVTVSVQRRHGDVQVVVTK; encoded by the coding sequence ATGGCGGCGGACAACACGGCAGCGGCCCACGATGCGAAGGCCCGGACCGCGGCGAGCGCCGGAAGCGTGGCGCACGGATTCCAGGACGCGGACGACGTCCTCCCGACCTACCATATCGAGGCGCAGACCTCCCTGGTCGAGCGGCCGCTGCGCTCGCTGAAGTTCGGCGAGGCCTTCGGCGTCCTCGATTCCTACGGCGACATCGGCGTCCAGCCCGGGCCGGAAGGCCTCTATTTCCAAGACACGCGCTACCTCTCGCGCTTGGAGGTGACGGTCGAGGGCCAGCGCCCGCTGATGCTCTCCTCGGTGATGCAGGACGATAACGGCGCGCTCAGCGTCGACATGACGACACCCGACATCCGCATCGACGCCCACGACGAGACCTCGATCCCCCGCGAGACGATCGCGATCGAGCGCACCAAGTTCCTGTTCCGCGGCGCCTGCTACGACCGGATCGGCCTTCGCTCGTACGATTCGAAGCACCGGCGCCTGCGCATCGCCGTCACCTTCGACGCGGACTTCCGCGACCTCTTCGAGGTCCGCGGGACCGACCGTCAGGAGCGCGGCAAGCGCGGCGTCCTGGTGGCGAGCGACCGCGAGGTGCAGTTCCGCTACGTCGGCCTGGACGAGATCGTCCGGACGACGTCCCTGCATTTCGGCCCGAAGCCCGATTCGATCGAGCCCGGCAAGGTGGCGTTCGACGTGTCGCTCCCGCCGGGCGGCCGGACCTCCCTGTTCATCCGGGTGACCTTCGAGGCGCACCGGGCCTTCACCAAGCCGCCGACCGACACGATGGTCGGCGAGGACGCGGCCGCCCGGCTGACGCTGGCGGCCAATGCCGGCGGCGCCCGGCGCGAGCCGAAGGATCTCGGTGAGGGGACGATCTTCGCGCGCGCCTACCGCGATTCGCGGCGCGACCTGCGCGCGCTGACCGCCGGCATCACCACGATCATCTCGTCGAACGACCAGTTCAACGAGGGCCTGTGCCGGGCCACCGCCGACCTCTACATGCTGGCGAGCCGCACCCCGGAGGGCATCTACCCGTTCGCCGGCATCCCCTGGTACTCCACGGTGTTCGGGCGCGACGGCATCATCACCGCGATGATGGCCCTGTGGATCGACCCGAAATTCGCCCGGGGCGTCCTGCGCTACCTCGCCTCGACGCAGGCCAAGGCGGTCGATCCGGCCGCCGACGCCCAGCCCGGCAAGGTCCTGCACGAGACCCGCCGCGGCGAGATGGCGATGCTCGGCGAGGTGCCGTTCCGGCACTATTACGGCACCATCGACGGCACGCCGCTCTTCGTGATGCTGGCCTGGGAGTACTACGCGGTCACGGGCGACCTCGAGACCGTGCGGGCGATCTGGCCGGCCCTCGAACTGGCGCTCGAATGGATGGACCGCTACGGCGACCGCGACGGCGACGGGTTCGTCGAGTACGCCCGCGACACCGACAAGGGCCTCGAGAACCAGGGCTGGAAGGACAGCCACGATTCGATCTTCCACGCCGACGGCCACCTGGCCAAGGGCCCGATCGCCCTCTGCGAGGTGCAGGGCTACGTCTACGCGGCCAAGAACGGCATGGCGAAGCTCGCGGCGCTCATCGGCCACGACCCGATGGCCGAGCGGCTCACCCAGGAGGCCGCGAGCCTGCGCGAGCGGTTCGACGCGGCGTTCTGGAACGAGGAGATCGGCACCTACGCGCTGGCGCTCGACGGCGCGAAGAAGCAGTGCGCGGTCCGCTCCTCCAATGCCGGTCACGCCCTGTTCACCGGCATCGCCAAGCCGGAGCGGGCGGCGCGGGTCGCCGAGACGCTGCTGTGCAAGGACGGCTTCAACGGCTGGGGCGTGCGCACGATCGCCAAGGGCGAGGCGCGCTACAACCCGATGTCCTACCACAACGGCTCGATCTGGCCGCACGACAACGCGCTGATCGCGATGGGTCTCGCGCGCTACGACCGCAAGCACGAGGCCGCGCGCATCTTCCAGGGGATGTTCGACACCTCGCTCTACCAGGACCAGAAGCGGCTGCCGGAGCTGTTCTGCGGCTTCATGCGCCGCAAGCAGCGCGGGCCGGTCTCGTACCCGGTGGCCTGCAGCCCGCAGGCCTGGGCGGCGGCGGCGCCGTTCGCGTTCCTGGCGGCCTGCCTCGGCCTCGAGCTCGACCACGAGCGCAACCGCGTCCGGCTCAAGAACCCGATCCTGCCGGGCTTCCTCGACGGGGTGACCCTTTACAACGTCAAGCTCGGCGGCTCGCGCCTGGACATCCGCTTCCAGCGCTACGACGACGACGTCACCGTCTCGGTGCAGCGCCGCCACGGCGACGTGCAGGTCGTGGTCACCAAGTAG